In Citrus sinensis cultivar Valencia sweet orange chromosome 2, DVS_A1.0, whole genome shotgun sequence, a single genomic region encodes these proteins:
- the LOC102609244 gene encoding splicing factor U2af large subunit A isoform X1 codes for MSGRDIRYDAVGEGSRHKSSWVSGRSRTGERGRDRHHRDFKSGGDDRRRDKNYKYDREGIRDHDRTDRHRDYNRDKERRHRHRSRSHSSDRFRNRSKSLSPSRSPSKSKRRSGFDMAPPAAAMLPGAAVPGQLPGVPSAVPEMAQNMLPFGATQLGAFPLMPVQVMTQQATRHARRVYVGGLPPLANEQAIATFFSQVMTAIGGNSAGPGDAVVNVYINHEKKFAFVEMRTVEEASNAMALDGIIFEGVAVRVRRPTDYNPTLAAALGPGQPSPNLNLAAVGLASGAIGGAEGPDRVFVGGLPYYFTETQIKELLESFGTLHGFDLVKDRDTGNSKGYGFCVYQDPAVTDIACAALNGLKMGDKTLTVRRATASSGQSKTEQESILAQAQQHIAIQKMALQTSGMNTLGGGMSLFGETLAKVLCLTEAITADALADDEEYEEILEDMREECGKYGTLVNVVIPRPDQNGGETPGVGKVFLEYYDAVGCATAKNALSGRKFGGNTVNAFYYPEDKYFNKDYSA; via the exons ATGTCTGGCAGAGATATTAGATACGACGCTGTTGGCGAAGGGTCGCGTCACAAG AGTTCATGGGTATCTGGAAGGTCCAGGACTGGAGAGCGAGGGCGAGATAGGCATCACAGAGACTTTAAAAGTGGGGGGGATGACAGAAGAAGggacaaaaattataaatatgacCGCGAAGGGATTCGTGATCATGACAGGACAGACAG GCACCGTGACTATAATCGAGACAAAGAAAGGAGGCATAGACATAGATCACGTTCCCATTCAAGTGACAGATTCAGGAACCGATCTAAATCACTCTCTCCTTCCCGTTCTCCCTCGAAAAG CAAGCGGAGAAGTGGCTTTGATATGGCGCCACCTGCTGCAGCCATGCTACCTGGTGCTGCTGTTCCAG GGCAATTGCCTGGTGTACCTTCAGCAGTTCCAGAAATGGCACAAAACATGTTACCTTTTGGAGCGACACAG TTGGGCGCTTTTCCATTGATGCCGGTACAAGTCATGACTCAACAG GCCACGAGGCATGCTCGCCGAGTATATGTTGGTGGGCTTCCTCCTTTGGCTAATGAACAG GCAATTGCTACATTCTTTAGCCAAGTTATGACTGCTATTGGAGGAAATTCTGCTGGTCCTG GTGATGCAGTAGTGAATGTTTACATCAATCATGAGAAGAAATTTGCATTTGTGGAGATGAGAACTGTTGAAGAAGCGAGTAATGCAATGGCATTAGATGGGATTATATTTGAG GGGGTTGCTGTGAGGGTAAGAAGACCTACGGATTACAACCCTACATTAGCTGCAGCACTTGGTCCAGGCCAACCAAGTCCGAATCTTAACTTGGCAGCTGTTGGACTTGCATCAGG TGCAATTGGTGGAGCAGAGGGACCTGATCGGGTCTTTGTGGGTGGATTACCATACTACTTCACTGAAACTCAGATAAAAGAGTTGCTCGAGTCTTTTGG GACTCTTCATGGTTTTGACCTCGTTAAGGATAGAGACACGGGGAACTCTAAAGGATATGGTTTCTGTGTCTATCAG GATCCAGCGGTGACAGACATAGCATGTGCAGCTCTAAATGGCTTGAAAATGGGTGATAAAACTTTAACTGTTCGGCGAGCTACTGCCAG CAGTGGGCAATCTAAAACTGAACAAGAAAGCATATTAGCCCAGGCTCAACAGCATATAGCTATCCAG AAAATGGCCTTACAAACTAGTGGCATGAATACTCTCGGAGGAGGAATGTCTTTATTTGGAGAAACTCTAGCTAAAGTTTTATGCTTGACTGAG GCAATTACTGCCGATGCACTTGCAGATGATGAAGAGTATGAAGAAATATTAGAAGACATGAGGGAAGAATGCGGTAAATATG GAACTCTGGTGAATGTTGTTATTCCTCGGCCAGATCAAAATGGAGGAGAGACGCCTGGAGTTGGAAAG GTGTTCTTGGAGTATTATGACGCTGTTGGTTGTGCCACTGCAAAAAACGCCCTAAGTGGCAGGAAATTTGGAGGCAATACGGTGAATGCCTTCTATTACCCGGAAGACAAATACTTCAACAAAGACTATAGTGCCTGA
- the LOC102609244 gene encoding splicing factor U2af large subunit A isoform X2, whose translation MSGRDIRYDAVGEGSRHKSSWVSGRSRTGERGRDRHHRDFKSGGDDRRRDKNYKYDREGIRDHDRTDRHRDYNRDKERRHRHRSRSHSSDRFRNRSKSLSPSRSPSKSKRRSGFDMAPPAAAMLPGAAVPGQLPGVPSAVPEMAQNMLPFGATQLGAFPLMPVQVMTQQATRHARRVYVGGLPPLANEQAIATFFSQVMTAIGGNSAGPGDAVVNVYINHEKKFAFVEMRTVEEASNAMALDGIIFEGVAVRVRRPTDYNPTLAAALGPGQPSPNLNLAAVGLASGAIGGAEGPDRVFVGGLPYYFTETQIKELLESFGTLHGFDLVKDRDTGNSKGYGFCVYQDPAVTDIACAALNGLKMGDKTLTVRRATASGQSKTEQESILAQAQQHIAIQKMALQTSGMNTLGGGMSLFGETLAKVLCLTEAITADALADDEEYEEILEDMREECGKYGTLVNVVIPRPDQNGGETPGVGKVFLEYYDAVGCATAKNALSGRKFGGNTVNAFYYPEDKYFNKDYSA comes from the exons ATGTCTGGCAGAGATATTAGATACGACGCTGTTGGCGAAGGGTCGCGTCACAAG AGTTCATGGGTATCTGGAAGGTCCAGGACTGGAGAGCGAGGGCGAGATAGGCATCACAGAGACTTTAAAAGTGGGGGGGATGACAGAAGAAGggacaaaaattataaatatgacCGCGAAGGGATTCGTGATCATGACAGGACAGACAG GCACCGTGACTATAATCGAGACAAAGAAAGGAGGCATAGACATAGATCACGTTCCCATTCAAGTGACAGATTCAGGAACCGATCTAAATCACTCTCTCCTTCCCGTTCTCCCTCGAAAAG CAAGCGGAGAAGTGGCTTTGATATGGCGCCACCTGCTGCAGCCATGCTACCTGGTGCTGCTGTTCCAG GGCAATTGCCTGGTGTACCTTCAGCAGTTCCAGAAATGGCACAAAACATGTTACCTTTTGGAGCGACACAG TTGGGCGCTTTTCCATTGATGCCGGTACAAGTCATGACTCAACAG GCCACGAGGCATGCTCGCCGAGTATATGTTGGTGGGCTTCCTCCTTTGGCTAATGAACAG GCAATTGCTACATTCTTTAGCCAAGTTATGACTGCTATTGGAGGAAATTCTGCTGGTCCTG GTGATGCAGTAGTGAATGTTTACATCAATCATGAGAAGAAATTTGCATTTGTGGAGATGAGAACTGTTGAAGAAGCGAGTAATGCAATGGCATTAGATGGGATTATATTTGAG GGGGTTGCTGTGAGGGTAAGAAGACCTACGGATTACAACCCTACATTAGCTGCAGCACTTGGTCCAGGCCAACCAAGTCCGAATCTTAACTTGGCAGCTGTTGGACTTGCATCAGG TGCAATTGGTGGAGCAGAGGGACCTGATCGGGTCTTTGTGGGTGGATTACCATACTACTTCACTGAAACTCAGATAAAAGAGTTGCTCGAGTCTTTTGG GACTCTTCATGGTTTTGACCTCGTTAAGGATAGAGACACGGGGAACTCTAAAGGATATGGTTTCTGTGTCTATCAG GATCCAGCGGTGACAGACATAGCATGTGCAGCTCTAAATGGCTTGAAAATGGGTGATAAAACTTTAACTGTTCGGCGAGCTACTGCCAG TGGGCAATCTAAAACTGAACAAGAAAGCATATTAGCCCAGGCTCAACAGCATATAGCTATCCAG AAAATGGCCTTACAAACTAGTGGCATGAATACTCTCGGAGGAGGAATGTCTTTATTTGGAGAAACTCTAGCTAAAGTTTTATGCTTGACTGAG GCAATTACTGCCGATGCACTTGCAGATGATGAAGAGTATGAAGAAATATTAGAAGACATGAGGGAAGAATGCGGTAAATATG GAACTCTGGTGAATGTTGTTATTCCTCGGCCAGATCAAAATGGAGGAGAGACGCCTGGAGTTGGAAAG GTGTTCTTGGAGTATTATGACGCTGTTGGTTGTGCCACTGCAAAAAACGCCCTAAGTGGCAGGAAATTTGGAGGCAATACGGTGAATGCCTTCTATTACCCGGAAGACAAATACTTCAACAAAGACTATAGTGCCTGA
- the LOC102609704 gene encoding stem-specific protein TSJT1-like, giving the protein MLAIFNKGLVNPPQELHSPASLSSSRKPKHPEEIFKEFLISQPSNAFSINFGNAAALAYVPPENPNSVSQRWFCGLHNIYCMFMGSLNNLSSLNKQYGLSKGSNEAMFVIEAYRTLRDRGPYPAHQVLRDLDGSFGFVLYDCKAGTIFAALDADEGVRLFWGIAADGSVVISDNLELIKASCAKSFAPFPAGCMFHSEQGLMSFEHPTREMKAMPRIDSEGVMCGANFKVDVQSRMRSMPRVGSEANWALSGSHAWA; this is encoded by the exons atgTTGGCAATATTCAACAAAGGGTTAGTGAATCCACCTCAAGAGCTACACAGCCCAGCTTCGTTGAGTTCATCAAGAAAGCCGAAGCATCCTGAGGAGATTTTCAAGGAATTTTTAATTTCGCAGCCTTCCAATGCTTTTTCAATCAACTTCGGAAATGCAGCTGCTCTCGCTTATGTGCCACCAGAAAATCCCAACTCCGTCTCCCAAAG GTGGTTTTGTGGCTTGCATAACATATACTGCATGTTCATGGGGAGCTTAAACAACTTGAGCAGCCTCAACAAACAATATGGGCTTTCAAAAGGCTCCAATGAGGCCATGTTTGTTATTGAAGCATACCGGACCCTCCGTGATCGCGGCCCATACCCGGCTCATCAGGTCCTGCGAGATCTTGATGGCAGCTTTGGCTTTGTGCTCTATGATTGCAAGGCTGGAACTATATTTGCAGCACTG GATGCTGATGAAGGAGTGCGACTCTTCTGGGGCATTGCAGCTGATGGGTCCGTGGTCATTTCTGACAATTTGGAGCTCATAAAAGCAAGTTGTGCCAAATCATTTGCACCATTTCCAGCCG GGTGCATGTTTCACAGCGAGCAAGGGCTGATGAGCTTTGAGCATCCAACGAGGGAGATGAAGGCAATGCCTAGAATTGACAGTGAAGGAGTAATGTGTGGGGCTAACTTCAAAGTTGATGTTCAGTCCAGGATGAGAAGCATGCCACGTGTTGGCAGCGAAGCGAATTGGGCATTGTCCGGCTCCCATGCCTGGGCCTAA
- the LOC102609244 gene encoding splicing factor U2af large subunit A isoform X3 gives MAQNMLPFGATQLGAFPLMPVQVMTQQATRHARRVYVGGLPPLANEQAIATFFSQVMTAIGGNSAGPGDAVVNVYINHEKKFAFVEMRTVEEASNAMALDGIIFEGVAVRVRRPTDYNPTLAAALGPGQPSPNLNLAAVGLASGAIGGAEGPDRVFVGGLPYYFTETQIKELLESFGTLHGFDLVKDRDTGNSKGYGFCVYQDPAVTDIACAALNGLKMGDKTLTVRRATASSGQSKTEQESILAQAQQHIAIQKMALQTSGMNTLGGGMSLFGETLAKVLCLTEAITADALADDEEYEEILEDMREECGKYGTLVNVVIPRPDQNGGETPGVGKVFLEYYDAVGCATAKNALSGRKFGGNTVNAFYYPEDKYFNKDYSA, from the exons ATGGCACAAAACATGTTACCTTTTGGAGCGACACAG TTGGGCGCTTTTCCATTGATGCCGGTACAAGTCATGACTCAACAG GCCACGAGGCATGCTCGCCGAGTATATGTTGGTGGGCTTCCTCCTTTGGCTAATGAACAG GCAATTGCTACATTCTTTAGCCAAGTTATGACTGCTATTGGAGGAAATTCTGCTGGTCCTG GTGATGCAGTAGTGAATGTTTACATCAATCATGAGAAGAAATTTGCATTTGTGGAGATGAGAACTGTTGAAGAAGCGAGTAATGCAATGGCATTAGATGGGATTATATTTGAG GGGGTTGCTGTGAGGGTAAGAAGACCTACGGATTACAACCCTACATTAGCTGCAGCACTTGGTCCAGGCCAACCAAGTCCGAATCTTAACTTGGCAGCTGTTGGACTTGCATCAGG TGCAATTGGTGGAGCAGAGGGACCTGATCGGGTCTTTGTGGGTGGATTACCATACTACTTCACTGAAACTCAGATAAAAGAGTTGCTCGAGTCTTTTGG GACTCTTCATGGTTTTGACCTCGTTAAGGATAGAGACACGGGGAACTCTAAAGGATATGGTTTCTGTGTCTATCAG GATCCAGCGGTGACAGACATAGCATGTGCAGCTCTAAATGGCTTGAAAATGGGTGATAAAACTTTAACTGTTCGGCGAGCTACTGCCAG CAGTGGGCAATCTAAAACTGAACAAGAAAGCATATTAGCCCAGGCTCAACAGCATATAGCTATCCAG AAAATGGCCTTACAAACTAGTGGCATGAATACTCTCGGAGGAGGAATGTCTTTATTTGGAGAAACTCTAGCTAAAGTTTTATGCTTGACTGAG GCAATTACTGCCGATGCACTTGCAGATGATGAAGAGTATGAAGAAATATTAGAAGACATGAGGGAAGAATGCGGTAAATATG GAACTCTGGTGAATGTTGTTATTCCTCGGCCAGATCAAAATGGAGGAGAGACGCCTGGAGTTGGAAAG GTGTTCTTGGAGTATTATGACGCTGTTGGTTGTGCCACTGCAAAAAACGCCCTAAGTGGCAGGAAATTTGGAGGCAATACGGTGAATGCCTTCTATTACCCGGAAGACAAATACTTCAACAAAGACTATAGTGCCTGA
- the LOC102610735 gene encoding uncharacterized protein LOC102610735 isoform X2 yields the protein MSSTPGTHSLAFRVMRLCRPSLHVEPPLRVDPTDLFIGEDIFDDPIAASNLPPLISSDVTTNKSSDLTYRSRFLLHDSADSIGLSGLLVLPQAFGAIYLGETFCSYISINNSSTLEVRDVVIKAEIQTDKQRILLLDTSKSPVESIRAGGRYDFIVEHDVKELGAHTLVCTALYSDGEGERKYLPQFFKFIVSNPLSVRTKVRVVKVGATHFQEITFLEACIENHTKSNLYMDQVEFEPSQNWSATMLKADGPHSDYNAQSREIFKPPVLIRSGGGIHNYLYQLKMLSHGSSSPVKVQGSNVLGKLQITWRTNLGEPGRLQTQQILGTTITSKEIELNVVEVPSVVGIDKPFLLKLKLTNQTDKEQGPFEIWLSQNDSDEEKVVMINGLRIMALAPVEAFGSTDFHLNLIATKLGVQRITGITVFDKLEKITYDSLPDLE from the exons ATGAGCTCGACGCCAGGAACACACTCGCTAGCCTTCAGAGTGATGAGGCTATGTAGGCCGTCGTTACACGTGGAGCCTCCTCTTCGCGTAGACCCCACCGATCTCTTCATCGGCGAGGACATCTTCGACGATCCAATCGCCGCTTCCAACCTCCCTCCACTAATATCTAGCGACGTCACCACCAACAAATCCTCCGATCTCACCTATCGCTCTAGATTCCTCCTCCACGACTCCGCTGATTCCATCGGCCTCTCCGGCCTCCTCGTCCTCCCCCAAGCCTTCGG GGCTATTTATCTGGGAGAGACGTTTTGTAGCTACATTAGTATCAACAACAGTTCCACTTTAGAAGTTAGAGATGTTGTTATtaag GCAGAAATTCAAACGGATAAGCAGAGGATCCTCCTTTTGGATACGTCAAAATCACCTGTTGAATCAATACGAGCGGGCGGACGTTATGATTTCATCGTAGAACATGATGTCAAAGAACTCGGAGCTCATAC gCTTGTGTGCACGGCATTGTATAGTGATGGTGAGGGAGAGCGGAAATATCTTCCACAGTTTTTCAAGTTCATTGTCTCCAATCCACTTTCAGTTCGGACCAAG GTCCGTGTTGTTAAGGTAGGTGCAACGCATTTTCAG GAAATAACATTTTTAGAGGCATGCATTGAGAATCATACAAAATCAAACCTTTATATGGACCAAGTTGAGTTTGAGCCTTCTCAGAATTGGAGTGCAACAATGCTTAAAGCTGATGGACCCCATTCTGATTACAATGCCCAAAGTAG AGAGATATTTAAGCCACCAGTACTCATCAGATCTGGTGGAGGGATTCACAACTATCTATATCAGTTAAAAATGTTGTCACATGGTTCTTCCTCACCAGTGAAAGTTCAAGGAAGTAATGTTCTTGGTAAACTTCAAATAACATGGCGTACAAATTTGGGTGAACCTGGTCGCCTACAGACACAGCAAATTCTTGGCACC ACCATCACTAGCAAGGAGATTGAGCTGAATGTTGTGGAGGTTCCTTCTGTTGTCGGCATAGATAAACCATTCTTG TTAAAGTTAAAGCTCACAAACCAGACGGACAAAGAACAGGGCCCCTTTGAAATTTGGCTATCACAAAATGATTCAGATGAGGAGAAAGTTGTTATGATTAACGGTCTTCGGATAATG GCATTAGCACCAGTGGAGGCTTTTGGTTCCACAGATTTTCACTTG AATCTGATTGCAACGAAACTTGGAGTTCAAAGAATCACTGGCATTACAGTGTTCGACAAGTTAGAGAAGATAACCTATGACTCTTTGCCTGATTTAGAG TAA
- the LOC102610735 gene encoding uncharacterized protein LOC102610735 isoform X1, translated as MSSTPGTHSLAFRVMRLCRPSLHVEPPLRVDPTDLFIGEDIFDDPIAASNLPPLISSDVTTNKSSDLTYRSRFLLHDSADSIGLSGLLVLPQAFGAIYLGETFCSYISINNSSTLEVRDVVIKAEIQTDKQRILLLDTSKSPVESIRAGGRYDFIVEHDVKELGAHTLVCTALYSDGEGERKYLPQFFKFIVSNPLSVRTKVRVVKVGATHFQEITFLEACIENHTKSNLYMDQVEFEPSQNWSATMLKADGPHSDYNAQSREIFKPPVLIRSGGGIHNYLYQLKMLSHGSSSPVKVQGSNVLGKLQITWRTNLGEPGRLQTQQILGTTITSKEIELNVVEVPSVVGIDKPFLLKLKLTNQTDKEQGPFEIWLSQNDSDEEKVVMINGLRIMALAPVEAFGSTDFHLNLIATKLGVQRITGITVFDKLEKITYDSLPDLEIFVDQD; from the exons ATGAGCTCGACGCCAGGAACACACTCGCTAGCCTTCAGAGTGATGAGGCTATGTAGGCCGTCGTTACACGTGGAGCCTCCTCTTCGCGTAGACCCCACCGATCTCTTCATCGGCGAGGACATCTTCGACGATCCAATCGCCGCTTCCAACCTCCCTCCACTAATATCTAGCGACGTCACCACCAACAAATCCTCCGATCTCACCTATCGCTCTAGATTCCTCCTCCACGACTCCGCTGATTCCATCGGCCTCTCCGGCCTCCTCGTCCTCCCCCAAGCCTTCGG GGCTATTTATCTGGGAGAGACGTTTTGTAGCTACATTAGTATCAACAACAGTTCCACTTTAGAAGTTAGAGATGTTGTTATtaag GCAGAAATTCAAACGGATAAGCAGAGGATCCTCCTTTTGGATACGTCAAAATCACCTGTTGAATCAATACGAGCGGGCGGACGTTATGATTTCATCGTAGAACATGATGTCAAAGAACTCGGAGCTCATAC gCTTGTGTGCACGGCATTGTATAGTGATGGTGAGGGAGAGCGGAAATATCTTCCACAGTTTTTCAAGTTCATTGTCTCCAATCCACTTTCAGTTCGGACCAAG GTCCGTGTTGTTAAGGTAGGTGCAACGCATTTTCAG GAAATAACATTTTTAGAGGCATGCATTGAGAATCATACAAAATCAAACCTTTATATGGACCAAGTTGAGTTTGAGCCTTCTCAGAATTGGAGTGCAACAATGCTTAAAGCTGATGGACCCCATTCTGATTACAATGCCCAAAGTAG AGAGATATTTAAGCCACCAGTACTCATCAGATCTGGTGGAGGGATTCACAACTATCTATATCAGTTAAAAATGTTGTCACATGGTTCTTCCTCACCAGTGAAAGTTCAAGGAAGTAATGTTCTTGGTAAACTTCAAATAACATGGCGTACAAATTTGGGTGAACCTGGTCGCCTACAGACACAGCAAATTCTTGGCACC ACCATCACTAGCAAGGAGATTGAGCTGAATGTTGTGGAGGTTCCTTCTGTTGTCGGCATAGATAAACCATTCTTG TTAAAGTTAAAGCTCACAAACCAGACGGACAAAGAACAGGGCCCCTTTGAAATTTGGCTATCACAAAATGATTCAGATGAGGAGAAAGTTGTTATGATTAACGGTCTTCGGATAATG GCATTAGCACCAGTGGAGGCTTTTGGTTCCACAGATTTTCACTTG AATCTGATTGCAACGAAACTTGGAGTTCAAAGAATCACTGGCATTACAGTGTTCGACAAGTTAGAGAAGATAACCTATGACTCTTTGCCTGATTTAGAG ATTTTTGTGGATCAGGATTGA
- the LOC102610735 gene encoding uncharacterized protein LOC102610735 isoform X3, which translates to MSSTPGTHSLAFRVMRLCRPSLHVEPPLRVDPTDLFIGEDIFDDPIAASNLPPLISSDVTTNKSSDLTYRSRFLLHDSADSIGLSGLLVLPQAFGAIYLGETFCSYISINNSSTLEVRDVVIKAEIQTDKQRILLLDTSKSPVESIRAGGRYDFIVEHDVKELGAHTLVCTALYSDGEGERKYLPQFFKFIVSNPLSVRTKVRVVKEITFLEACIENHTKSNLYMDQVEFEPSQNWSATMLKADGPHSDYNAQSREIFKPPVLIRSGGGIHNYLYQLKMLSHGSSSPVKVQGSNVLGKLQITWRTNLGEPGRLQTQQILGTTITSKEIELNVVEVPSVVGIDKPFLLKLKLTNQTDKEQGPFEIWLSQNDSDEEKVVMINGLRIMALAPVEAFGSTDFHLNLIATKLGVQRITGITVFDKLEKITYDSLPDLEIFVDQD; encoded by the exons ATGAGCTCGACGCCAGGAACACACTCGCTAGCCTTCAGAGTGATGAGGCTATGTAGGCCGTCGTTACACGTGGAGCCTCCTCTTCGCGTAGACCCCACCGATCTCTTCATCGGCGAGGACATCTTCGACGATCCAATCGCCGCTTCCAACCTCCCTCCACTAATATCTAGCGACGTCACCACCAACAAATCCTCCGATCTCACCTATCGCTCTAGATTCCTCCTCCACGACTCCGCTGATTCCATCGGCCTCTCCGGCCTCCTCGTCCTCCCCCAAGCCTTCGG GGCTATTTATCTGGGAGAGACGTTTTGTAGCTACATTAGTATCAACAACAGTTCCACTTTAGAAGTTAGAGATGTTGTTATtaag GCAGAAATTCAAACGGATAAGCAGAGGATCCTCCTTTTGGATACGTCAAAATCACCTGTTGAATCAATACGAGCGGGCGGACGTTATGATTTCATCGTAGAACATGATGTCAAAGAACTCGGAGCTCATAC gCTTGTGTGCACGGCATTGTATAGTGATGGTGAGGGAGAGCGGAAATATCTTCCACAGTTTTTCAAGTTCATTGTCTCCAATCCACTTTCAGTTCGGACCAAG GTCCGTGTTGTTAAG GAAATAACATTTTTAGAGGCATGCATTGAGAATCATACAAAATCAAACCTTTATATGGACCAAGTTGAGTTTGAGCCTTCTCAGAATTGGAGTGCAACAATGCTTAAAGCTGATGGACCCCATTCTGATTACAATGCCCAAAGTAG AGAGATATTTAAGCCACCAGTACTCATCAGATCTGGTGGAGGGATTCACAACTATCTATATCAGTTAAAAATGTTGTCACATGGTTCTTCCTCACCAGTGAAAGTTCAAGGAAGTAATGTTCTTGGTAAACTTCAAATAACATGGCGTACAAATTTGGGTGAACCTGGTCGCCTACAGACACAGCAAATTCTTGGCACC ACCATCACTAGCAAGGAGATTGAGCTGAATGTTGTGGAGGTTCCTTCTGTTGTCGGCATAGATAAACCATTCTTG TTAAAGTTAAAGCTCACAAACCAGACGGACAAAGAACAGGGCCCCTTTGAAATTTGGCTATCACAAAATGATTCAGATGAGGAGAAAGTTGTTATGATTAACGGTCTTCGGATAATG GCATTAGCACCAGTGGAGGCTTTTGGTTCCACAGATTTTCACTTG AATCTGATTGCAACGAAACTTGGAGTTCAAAGAATCACTGGCATTACAGTGTTCGACAAGTTAGAGAAGATAACCTATGACTCTTTGCCTGATTTAGAG ATTTTTGTGGATCAGGATTGA
- the LOC102609244 gene encoding splicing factor U2af large subunit B isoform X4 gives MTAIGGNSAGPGDAVVNVYINHEKKFAFVEMRTVEEASNAMALDGIIFEGVAVRVRRPTDYNPTLAAALGPGQPSPNLNLAAVGLASGAIGGAEGPDRVFVGGLPYYFTETQIKELLESFGTLHGFDLVKDRDTGNSKGYGFCVYQDPAVTDIACAALNGLKMGDKTLTVRRATASSGQSKTEQESILAQAQQHIAIQKMALQTSGMNTLGGGMSLFGETLAKVLCLTEAITADALADDEEYEEILEDMREECGKYGTLVNVVIPRPDQNGGETPGVGKVFLEYYDAVGCATAKNALSGRKFGGNTVNAFYYPEDKYFNKDYSA, from the exons ATGACTGCTATTGGAGGAAATTCTGCTGGTCCTG GTGATGCAGTAGTGAATGTTTACATCAATCATGAGAAGAAATTTGCATTTGTGGAGATGAGAACTGTTGAAGAAGCGAGTAATGCAATGGCATTAGATGGGATTATATTTGAG GGGGTTGCTGTGAGGGTAAGAAGACCTACGGATTACAACCCTACATTAGCTGCAGCACTTGGTCCAGGCCAACCAAGTCCGAATCTTAACTTGGCAGCTGTTGGACTTGCATCAGG TGCAATTGGTGGAGCAGAGGGACCTGATCGGGTCTTTGTGGGTGGATTACCATACTACTTCACTGAAACTCAGATAAAAGAGTTGCTCGAGTCTTTTGG GACTCTTCATGGTTTTGACCTCGTTAAGGATAGAGACACGGGGAACTCTAAAGGATATGGTTTCTGTGTCTATCAG GATCCAGCGGTGACAGACATAGCATGTGCAGCTCTAAATGGCTTGAAAATGGGTGATAAAACTTTAACTGTTCGGCGAGCTACTGCCAG CAGTGGGCAATCTAAAACTGAACAAGAAAGCATATTAGCCCAGGCTCAACAGCATATAGCTATCCAG AAAATGGCCTTACAAACTAGTGGCATGAATACTCTCGGAGGAGGAATGTCTTTATTTGGAGAAACTCTAGCTAAAGTTTTATGCTTGACTGAG GCAATTACTGCCGATGCACTTGCAGATGATGAAGAGTATGAAGAAATATTAGAAGACATGAGGGAAGAATGCGGTAAATATG GAACTCTGGTGAATGTTGTTATTCCTCGGCCAGATCAAAATGGAGGAGAGACGCCTGGAGTTGGAAAG GTGTTCTTGGAGTATTATGACGCTGTTGGTTGTGCCACTGCAAAAAACGCCCTAAGTGGCAGGAAATTTGGAGGCAATACGGTGAATGCCTTCTATTACCCGGAAGACAAATACTTCAACAAAGACTATAGTGCCTGA